A single window of Nocardioides kongjuensis DNA harbors:
- a CDS encoding GNAT family N-acetyltransferase, producing the protein MLTTRHGVRVLAQADLPAFVALAGRDPVVNVFAIHRAHTTNLEPRWLGGEMWGRFDGGHLVAACHVAANLVPVQATPEDAEVFAGRALARRRTASTIVGPQDAVRAFWGHVGTEWGQPRDVRWDQRHLVIDTEPLVAPDHGVRHGTPEDIATLYPACVAMYTEEVGVSPELGGGGDLYRARVAQLVSRAWSFVRYDGDELVFKAEVACATPDAAQIQGVWVPPHRRGEGLATSGMAAVVRHVRARIAPTVSLYVNDWNHPARKAYERVGFTETARFATVMF; encoded by the coding sequence GTGTTGACCACCCGGCACGGCGTGCGCGTCCTCGCGCAGGCCGATCTCCCCGCCTTCGTGGCCCTCGCGGGCCGCGACCCGGTCGTCAACGTGTTCGCGATCCACCGTGCCCACACCACCAACCTCGAGCCGCGCTGGCTCGGCGGCGAGATGTGGGGGCGGTTCGACGGCGGCCACCTGGTCGCTGCGTGCCACGTCGCCGCCAACCTGGTGCCCGTGCAGGCCACACCCGAGGACGCCGAGGTCTTCGCAGGCCGGGCGCTGGCCCGTCGTCGCACCGCCTCGACGATCGTGGGTCCGCAGGACGCGGTCCGGGCGTTCTGGGGTCACGTCGGCACCGAGTGGGGGCAGCCGCGCGACGTCCGCTGGGACCAGCGGCACCTCGTCATCGACACCGAGCCGCTGGTCGCGCCCGACCACGGCGTGCGGCACGGCACCCCCGAGGACATCGCGACGCTCTACCCGGCCTGCGTGGCGATGTACACCGAGGAGGTCGGCGTCTCCCCGGAGCTCGGCGGGGGAGGCGACCTCTACCGCGCCCGTGTGGCCCAGTTGGTCAGCCGGGCCTGGTCCTTCGTCCGGTACGACGGCGACGAGCTCGTCTTCAAGGCCGAGGTCGCCTGCGCGACGCCTGACGCCGCGCAGATCCAGGGCGTCTGGGTGCCGCCGCACCGGCGCGGCGAGGGGCTCGCGACCTCGGGAATGGCTGCGGTCGTGCGGCACGTACGGGCCCGGATCGCGCCGACCGTGTCGCTCTACGTCAACGACTGGAACCACCCCGCGCGCAAGGCCTACGAGAGGGTCGGGTTCACCGAGACCGCGCGCTTCGCGACCGTCATGTTCTGA
- a CDS encoding TetR family transcriptional regulator, producing MSTTEAVRRRLSASARRERIEAAAVDVFAARGYDAASVGEIAGAAGVSRTVLYDHFRSKRDLYLHVLDTQSAAMLAEVGAGITGAGAGRERMRATVAAYLSFARQRPAARRILVDPIPTGDPDLDRALRTFRTARTQAVATMLGPDLARAGLPHGSTAAEVVVELLITGVDGVARWWQEHPAATLDEVTDVAARLLWSGLPHLGEVRT from the coding sequence GTGAGCACCACCGAGGCGGTCCGCCGGCGACTCAGCGCGTCGGCGCGCCGCGAGCGGATCGAGGCGGCCGCGGTCGACGTCTTCGCCGCTCGTGGGTACGACGCCGCCTCGGTCGGCGAGATCGCCGGTGCAGCGGGCGTCAGCCGGACCGTGCTCTACGACCACTTCCGCTCCAAGCGCGACCTCTACCTCCACGTCCTGGACACCCAGAGCGCCGCGATGCTCGCCGAGGTGGGGGCCGGCATCACCGGCGCGGGAGCGGGCCGCGAGCGGATGCGCGCCACCGTGGCGGCGTACCTCTCCTTCGCCCGGCAGCGGCCCGCCGCCCGCCGGATCCTGGTCGACCCGATCCCGACCGGCGACCCCGATCTCGACCGCGCGCTGCGCACCTTCCGCACCGCCCGCACGCAGGCGGTCGCGACCATGCTCGGGCCGGACCTCGCCCGCGCAGGCCTCCCCCACGGCTCGACCGCGGCCGAGGTCGTCGTGGAGCTGCTCATCACCGGCGTCGACGGTGTGGCCCGCTGGTGGCAGGAGCACCCGGCGGCCACGCTCGACGAGGTGACCGACGTCGCCGCGCGCCTCCTGTGGAGCGGCCTGCCCCACCTCGGCGAGGTCAGAACATGA
- a CDS encoding hydroxysqualene dehydroxylase: MAQLDRRTLLTSAGAVGAGAVLAGAGVAPAFAATPGRRVAVLGGGMAGLTAAHELVERGFEVTVFEPSAWGGKARSIPVAGTGAGGRADLPGEHGFRFFPGFYHHVPETMRRIPFGNGTVGDNLVAATGGKFLRSGDHADAFVFGIGPDPQQVLTVDGLRRFLRDTLGGSAVPPHELTYFVERLLVFLTSCDERRLGQWEKVSWWDFVGAGTRSKPYQQILAAGLTRNLVAAKETIASTRTIGTMGEAFVYNMMGRGNDGALDRVLDLPTNEAWIDPWMTYLRGRGVRFVAGQGLVRYETAGGRVTAAVLADASGTTSRVEADWFVSAMPVERVVPTLTSDLLALDPGLRRLSALTTDWMVGIQFFLRSPVPVTKGHITFIDSPWALTALTQGQFWADRVISRDYGDGEVVDILSVDISNWDAPGILHGKPAKECTRQEIADEVLAQVRAHHTVGDLLPEGIIHSWFLDPGMQWNAVAGRNTNQTPLLVNTVDSWSSRPTARTRVPNLVMSGDFVQTDIDLATMEGANESARHAVNAILDETGSTAPRATTYRLYDPPELALLKQTDKLLYRLGRRNVLDLG; the protein is encoded by the coding sequence ATGGCGCAGCTGGACCGTCGTACCTTGCTCACGTCCGCAGGCGCCGTCGGCGCCGGAGCGGTCCTCGCCGGCGCCGGGGTGGCGCCGGCGTTCGCGGCCACGCCGGGCAGGCGGGTCGCCGTCCTCGGCGGCGGCATGGCCGGCCTGACCGCAGCCCACGAGCTCGTCGAGCGCGGCTTCGAGGTCACCGTCTTCGAGCCGTCGGCCTGGGGCGGCAAGGCCCGCAGCATCCCGGTCGCCGGCACCGGCGCAGGCGGCCGGGCGGACCTGCCCGGCGAGCACGGCTTCCGCTTCTTCCCCGGCTTCTACCACCACGTGCCCGAGACGATGCGGCGCATCCCGTTCGGGAACGGGACGGTGGGCGACAACCTGGTCGCCGCCACGGGCGGCAAGTTCCTCCGCTCCGGCGACCACGCCGACGCCTTCGTCTTCGGCATCGGCCCCGACCCGCAACAGGTCCTCACGGTCGACGGACTGCGGCGGTTCCTGCGCGACACGCTGGGCGGGTCCGCCGTACCCCCGCACGAGCTGACCTACTTCGTGGAGCGGCTCCTCGTCTTCCTCACCAGCTGCGACGAACGACGCCTCGGGCAGTGGGAGAAGGTCAGCTGGTGGGACTTCGTCGGCGCCGGCACCCGCTCGAAGCCGTACCAGCAGATCCTCGCCGCCGGCCTGACCCGCAACCTGGTCGCGGCCAAGGAGACCATCGCGAGCACCCGGACCATCGGCACCATGGGGGAGGCCTTCGTCTACAACATGATGGGCCGCGGCAACGACGGCGCACTCGACCGGGTGCTCGACCTGCCGACCAACGAGGCCTGGATCGACCCGTGGATGACCTACCTGCGTGGTCGCGGCGTCCGGTTCGTCGCCGGCCAGGGCCTGGTCCGCTACGAGACCGCCGGCGGCAGGGTCACGGCCGCGGTCCTCGCCGACGCGTCCGGTACGACGAGCCGCGTCGAGGCGGACTGGTTCGTCAGCGCGATGCCCGTCGAGCGGGTGGTGCCGACGCTGACGTCCGACCTCCTCGCCCTCGACCCGGGCCTGCGGCGGCTCTCCGCCTTGACGACCGACTGGATGGTCGGCATCCAGTTCTTCCTGCGCTCGCCGGTGCCCGTGACGAAGGGCCACATCACCTTCATCGACTCGCCGTGGGCGCTCACCGCTCTCACCCAGGGCCAGTTCTGGGCGGACCGGGTCATCTCCCGCGACTACGGCGACGGCGAGGTCGTCGACATCCTCTCGGTCGACATCTCCAACTGGGACGCGCCCGGCATCCTCCACGGCAAGCCGGCCAAGGAGTGCACGCGGCAGGAGATCGCCGACGAGGTGCTCGCCCAGGTCCGCGCCCACCACACGGTCGGGGACCTGCTGCCCGAGGGGATCATCCACTCCTGGTTCCTCGACCCGGGCATGCAGTGGAACGCCGTCGCCGGCCGCAACACCAACCAGACCCCGTTGCTGGTGAACACCGTGGACTCGTGGTCCAGCCGGCCGACCGCCCGCACCCGCGTCCCGAACCTGGTGATGAGCGGCGACTTCGTGCAGACCGACATCGACCTGGCCACCATGGAGGGCGCCAACGAGTCGGCCCGGCACGCCGTCAACGCCATCCTCGACGAGACCGGGTCGACGGCGCCGAGGGCGACGACGTACCGGCTCTACGACCCGCCCGAGCTCGCCCTGCTCAAGCAGACCGACAAGCTGCTCTACAGGCTCGGCCGCCGCAACGTCCTCGACCTGGGCTGA
- the ispG gene encoding flavodoxin-dependent (E)-4-hydroxy-3-methylbut-2-enyl-diphosphate synthase gives MTSINLGMPEAPAPVLAPRRQTRQIRVGKVGVGSDHPISVQSMTTTLTSDVNTTLQQIAELTAAGCDIVRVACPSQDDADALPEIARHSQIPVIADIHFQPKYVFAAIEAGCAAVRVNPGNIKKFDDQVKEIARAAQDHGTSIRIGVNAGSLDKRLLEKYGKATPEALVESAVWEASLFEEHGFRDFKISVKHNDPVVMVRAYELLAEQGDWPLHLGVTEAGPAFQGTIKSATAFGALLSRGIGDTIRVSLSAPPVEEVKVGIQILQSLNLRPRKLEIVSCPSCGRAQVDVYTLAERVTAGLDGLEVPLRVAVMGCVVNGPGEAREADLGVASGNGKGQIFVKGEVIKTVPEAEIVETLIEEAMKIAESMEPVEGAGATVSVS, from the coding sequence ATGACGTCGATCAACCTCGGCATGCCGGAAGCACCCGCGCCGGTGCTCGCTCCCCGCCGCCAGACCCGCCAGATCCGGGTCGGCAAGGTCGGGGTCGGCAGCGACCACCCGATCTCGGTGCAGTCGATGACGACGACGCTCACCTCCGACGTCAACACCACGCTCCAGCAGATCGCCGAGCTCACCGCCGCGGGCTGCGACATCGTCCGCGTCGCCTGCCCCAGCCAGGACGACGCGGACGCGCTGCCGGAGATCGCCCGGCACAGCCAGATCCCGGTCATCGCCGACATCCACTTCCAGCCGAAGTACGTCTTCGCCGCGATCGAGGCCGGCTGCGCCGCCGTCCGGGTCAACCCGGGCAACATCAAGAAGTTCGACGACCAGGTCAAGGAGATCGCCAGGGCGGCCCAGGACCACGGCACGTCGATCCGGATCGGCGTCAACGCCGGCTCGCTCGACAAGCGCCTGCTCGAGAAGTACGGCAAGGCCACTCCGGAGGCGCTCGTCGAGTCCGCGGTCTGGGAGGCGAGCCTGTTCGAGGAGCACGGCTTCCGCGACTTCAAGATCTCGGTCAAGCACAACGACCCGGTCGTCATGGTGCGCGCCTACGAGCTGCTCGCCGAGCAGGGCGACTGGCCGCTGCACCTCGGCGTGACCGAGGCCGGTCCGGCCTTCCAGGGCACCATCAAGTCGGCCACCGCCTTCGGTGCCCTGCTCTCGCGCGGCATCGGCGACACCATCCGGGTCTCGCTCTCGGCGCCGCCGGTCGAGGAGGTCAAGGTCGGCATCCAGATCCTGCAGTCGCTCAACCTGCGCCCGCGCAAGCTCGAGATCGTCTCCTGCCCCTCGTGCGGCCGCGCCCAGGTCGACGTCTACACGCTCGCCGAGCGAGTCACCGCCGGCCTCGACGGGCTCGAGGTCCCGCTCCGCGTCGCCGTCATGGGCTGCGTCGTCAACGGCCCGGGCGAGGCGCGCGAGGCCGACCTCGGCGTGGCGTCCGGCAACGGGAAGGGCCAGATCTTCGTCAAGGGCGAGGTCATCAAGACCGTTCCCGAGGCCGAGATCGTCGAGACCCTGATCGAGGAGGCGATGAAGATCGCCGAGTCGATGGAGCCGGTCGAGGGCGCCGGGGCCACGGTCTCCGTCAGCTGA
- a CDS encoding M50 family metallopeptidase, with product MTALLYLLGVVVFATAILASIGLHELGHMIPAKKFGGKVTQYFIGFGPTVWSKQVGETEYGVKAIPLGGYVKIVGMLPPDAVALADELTDEVDADGRVIGQVVRVRKSNTGMFTQLISDARAAEWETIRPEDADRLFYKFAWWKKVIVMAGGPTVNIVIAFLLFAGVFATYGNPGDPTIETTIDEVNACVLPAEESGRVCTPEELAQNPTPAHAAGIEAGDRFVSFNGTEVTDWAQVQKLVKANGTGQAEVVVERDGKELTFHTRTVVKPPLKAGEKVDETVGFLGVVPRSHPTTGGVVYTVDQMGTMTVEVVKSLATLPGKVWGVAKAIVGVEERDPMGPVSIVGGGRLAGETASHTEIPVTTKVISLLMLVAGFNFFIGMFNFVPLLPLDGGHIAGALWEAVRRGWARLRRRPDPGYVDVAKLLPIAYVVGLAILVMGIVLIVGDIVVPVHLES from the coding sequence ATGACCGCTCTGCTCTACCTGCTCGGCGTCGTCGTCTTCGCGACGGCGATCCTGGCGTCGATCGGGCTCCACGAGCTCGGCCACATGATCCCGGCGAAGAAGTTCGGCGGGAAGGTCACCCAGTACTTCATCGGCTTCGGGCCGACCGTGTGGAGCAAGCAGGTCGGCGAGACCGAGTACGGCGTCAAGGCGATCCCGCTCGGCGGCTACGTGAAGATCGTCGGGATGCTGCCGCCGGACGCGGTCGCACTGGCCGACGAGCTGACCGACGAGGTCGACGCCGACGGCCGTGTCATCGGGCAGGTGGTCCGGGTCCGCAAGTCCAACACCGGGATGTTCACCCAGCTGATCTCGGATGCGCGTGCCGCGGAGTGGGAGACGATCCGCCCCGAGGACGCCGACCGCCTCTTCTACAAGTTCGCGTGGTGGAAGAAGGTCATCGTCATGGCCGGCGGCCCGACGGTGAACATCGTGATCGCCTTCCTCCTCTTCGCAGGCGTCTTCGCGACCTACGGCAACCCGGGCGACCCCACCATCGAGACCACCATCGACGAGGTCAACGCCTGCGTGCTGCCGGCCGAGGAGTCGGGCCGGGTGTGCACCCCCGAGGAGCTCGCCCAGAACCCCACCCCGGCCCACGCCGCCGGGATCGAGGCCGGCGACCGGTTCGTCTCCTTCAACGGCACCGAGGTCACCGACTGGGCCCAGGTCCAGAAGCTGGTCAAGGCCAACGGCACGGGGCAGGCCGAGGTGGTCGTCGAGCGCGACGGCAAGGAGCTCACCTTCCACACCCGGACCGTCGTGAAGCCCCCGCTCAAGGCGGGCGAGAAGGTCGACGAGACGGTCGGCTTCCTCGGCGTCGTCCCGCGCTCGCACCCCACCACCGGGGGCGTCGTCTACACCGTCGACCAGATGGGGACGATGACCGTCGAGGTCGTGAAGTCGCTCGCCACGCTCCCGGGCAAGGTCTGGGGCGTCGCCAAGGCGATCGTCGGTGTCGAGGAGCGCGACCCGATGGGTCCGGTCAGCATCGTCGGAGGTGGCCGCCTGGCCGGCGAGACCGCGTCGCACACCGAGATCCCGGTCACGACCAAGGTGATCTCGCTGCTGATGCTCGTGGCCGGCTTCAACTTCTTCATCGGCATGTTCAACTTCGTGCCGCTGCTGCCGCTCGACGGCGGCCACATCGCCGGCGCCCTGTGGGAGGCCGTACGCCGGGGCTGGGCCCGGCTGCGTCGCCGACCCGACCCGGGCTACGTCGACGTGGCCAAGCTGCTGCCGATCGCCTACGTCGTCGGCCTGGCGATCCTCGTGATGGGCATCGTGCTGATCGTCGGCGACATCGTCGTGCCGGTGCACCTCGAATCCTGA
- a CDS encoding homocysteine S-methyltransferase family protein — protein MATRHVTDGGLETDLIFLRGFDLPEFASFPLLDTDEGRAALRDYYLAYVDIAVRAGAPLLLETPTWRANPDHAARLGYDAAALDRVNRESVAFLAALAAERADELTGWEVGGMLGPRGDGYVSAGAVDPDEAAEYHRPQLASFVAAGATRATVLTLTEVGEAIGVSRAAADLGLPVGIGFTVETDGRLPDGSTLAAAVAAVDADAPPAYFLINCAHPSHVLRGLEPGAWRDRIGGLRVNASTMSHAELDEAQTLDDGDPLELADAQLPLLDAFGGLEVLGGCCGTDARHVAAMWGVS, from the coding sequence ATGGCGACGCGACACGTGACGGACGGCGGGCTCGAGACCGACCTGATCTTCCTGCGCGGCTTCGACCTCCCCGAGTTCGCCTCGTTCCCGCTGCTCGACACCGACGAGGGCAGGGCGGCCCTGCGCGACTACTACCTCGCCTACGTCGACATCGCCGTGCGGGCCGGCGCGCCGCTCCTGCTCGAGACCCCGACCTGGCGCGCGAACCCCGACCACGCCGCGCGGCTCGGCTACGACGCAGCGGCACTCGACCGGGTCAACCGCGAGAGCGTCGCCTTCCTCGCCGCGCTCGCCGCCGAGCGTGCCGACGAGCTGACCGGCTGGGAGGTCGGCGGCATGCTCGGCCCCCGCGGCGACGGCTACGTCAGCGCGGGCGCGGTCGACCCCGACGAGGCAGCCGAGTACCACCGGCCCCAGCTGGCCTCGTTCGTGGCCGCCGGCGCCACCCGGGCGACCGTGCTGACGCTGACCGAGGTCGGCGAGGCCATCGGCGTCAGCCGGGCCGCGGCCGACCTGGGTCTGCCCGTCGGGATCGGGTTCACCGTCGAGACCGACGGGCGGCTGCCGGACGGCAGCACCCTCGCGGCGGCAGTGGCTGCGGTCGACGCGGACGCGCCACCGGCGTACTTCCTCATCAACTGCGCCCACCCCAGCCACGTGCTGCGCGGGCTCGAACCCGGCGCGTGGCGCGACCGGATCGGCGGCCTGCGGGTCAACGCATCGACGATGAGCCATGCGGAGCTCGACGAGGCGCAGACCCTCGACGACGGCGACCCGCTCGAGCTGGCGGACGCCCAGCTGCCCCTGCTCGACGCGTTCGGCGGCCTGGAGGTGCTGGGTGGATGCTGCGGCACCGACGCGCGGCACGTGGCCGCGATGTGGGGCGTCAGCTGA
- a CDS encoding DoxX family protein, producing the protein MSVPFTAKAVTAAFAASGLVHLVRPQVFEPMIPEQLPAPRQVVVWSGVAELACAAGMLHPRTRRVAAYAGAALLVGVFPGNVKMALDAQRGDNTALKAGTLARLPLQLPMIRGMLKAAWAA; encoded by the coding sequence ATGTCCGTCCCCTTCACGGCCAAGGCCGTCACCGCAGCCTTCGCCGCCAGCGGTCTCGTGCACCTCGTCCGGCCGCAGGTGTTCGAGCCGATGATCCCCGAGCAGCTGCCCGCGCCCCGGCAGGTCGTGGTCTGGAGCGGCGTGGCCGAGCTGGCCTGCGCCGCCGGGATGCTGCACCCGCGCACCCGGCGCGTGGCGGCGTACGCCGGCGCAGCGCTGCTCGTCGGTGTCTTCCCCGGCAACGTGAAGATGGCGCTCGACGCCCAGCGGGGCGACAACACCGCGCTCAAGGCCGGCACGCTCGCCCGGCTGCCGCTCCAGCTGCCCATGATCCGCGGGATGCTGAAGGCGGCCTGGGCCGCCTGA